Proteins from one Phoenix dactylifera cultivar Barhee BC4 unplaced genomic scaffold, palm_55x_up_171113_PBpolish2nd_filt_p 000334F, whole genome shotgun sequence genomic window:
- the LOC103718476 gene encoding uncharacterized protein LOC103718476, whose amino-acid sequence MASAAFKSGTKRSTIGGAAEDAGSSNRRGGGHRQSRSLSRYSGRFPRPPPPESEEFLSPRARFVNRAGFPEISLDDLAYEFFGSKGEEDEEMRPAVVRSGKRGGCVGYGAETDSFRRRGRSVSRHPSRTAEERKGILENSGGSKGVSESRYRRKRSVSAARHRYSDSEGHSSALTDDEARNSHRRRSATEKTIEAVYAQRKKEHLIEDGKETRLYEIMRKEVRHAVDEIRMEVEKMIAKTEPSTMFNGEYNLSNGSNDSQAIAEIRRNYPTKLEQSEKRTLDLLAELSVKEQCDQELTSAVRELLPVSKQTSVLKSPSWSRRLSNDRTRTSKYLTEEAGRYIEDFLLNVEDTDISSYDGERSETSSTIGGSAKIRDFIMHNTLAETHEILTGDASVPVETDGVVLPWLHWETSNDGSPTSSQGKIFSVVPGNKLSPELKEANGACDDTNYLRSSLGSWSPEVNSSCSVVLGDFAGSSISGVGSLHSSCFVTRPKEYLFDLDDYVQLQIGEDHLFERFRQKQRIDSGSLILCGRTFI is encoded by the exons ATGGCTTCGGCAGCCTTCAAATCCGGCACCAAGAGGTCCACGATCGGCGGCGCCGCGGAGGACGCCGGCTCCTCCAACCGCCGCGGCGGCGGCCACCGCCAGTCGAGGAGCCTCAGCCGCTACTCCGGCCGGTTCCCACGGCCTCCGCCGCCTGAATCCGAAGAGTTCCTGTCGCCGAGGGCTAGGTTCGTGAATAGGGCGGGCTTCCCTGAGATTAGCCTAGATGATCTCGCCTACGAGTTCTTTGGATCCAAAGGGGAGGAGGACGAGGAAATGAGGCCGGCGGTTGTCCGGTCCGGCAAACGGGGTGGTTGCGTTGGCTACGGGGCAGAGACGGACTCATTCCGCCGGCGGGGGAGGTCGGTGTCGAGGCACCCCAGCCGAACGGCAGAGGAAAGAAAGGGCATTTTGGAAAACAGTGGTGGGAGCAAGGGCGTTTCTGAGAGCAGATATAGGAGGAAGCGCTCCGTGTCAGCTGCACGTCATCGGTACAGCGACTCCGAG GGCCATTCATCTGCACTAACTGATGATGAAGCACGGAATAGTCATAGACGTAGAAGTGCAACTGAGAAGACCATAGAAGCAGTTTATGCCCAGAGAAAG AAAGAACACCTTATTGAGGATGGTAAGGAGACTAGATTGTATGAAATCATGCGTAAAGAAGTAAGGCATGCAGTTGATGAAATCAGAATGGAGGTTGAAAAG ATGATAGCGAAAACAGAGCCCTCAACCATGTTTAATGGTGAATATAATCTGTCAAATGGCTCAAATGATTCTCAAGCTATTGCTGAGATCAGAAGAAATTACCCAACCAAACTGGAGCAG TCAGAGAAACGTACCTTGGACTTGTTGGCTGAATTATCAGTTAAGGAGCAATGTGATCAGGAGCTCACTAGCGCTGTTAGAGAGTTACTTCCTGTTTCAAAACAAACATCTGTACTGAAGAGTCCATCATGGTCCAGAAGA CTGAGCAATGACAGAACTAGGACAtccaaatatttgactgaagagGCAGGGAGATATATCGAGGATTTTCTATTAAACGTTGAAGACACAGATATTTCATCCTATGATGGAGAAAGAAGCGAAACAAGTTCTACTATTGGAGGGAGCGCAAAGATCAGAGATTTCATTATGCATAATACTCTAGCAGAAACTCATGAAATTTTGACAGGAGATGCTTCCGTGCCTGTTGAAACAGACGGGGTTGTACTTCCTTGGCTGCATTGGGAAACTAGTAATGATGGTTCACCAACATCAAGCCAAGGCAAGATCTTCTCAGTGGTTCCAGGAAATAAGCTGTCTCCTGAACTAAAG GAAGCAAATGGTGCATGCGATGACACTAATTATTTAAGAAGCAGTCTTGGTAGCTGGAGTCCTGAAGTTAATAGCAGCTGCTCGGTTGTTCTTGGAGACTTTGCAGGCAGCAGCATATCTGGAGTAGGAAGCCTTCATAGTAGCTGCTTTGTTACCAGACCAAAAGAATATTTATTTGACTTGGATGACTATGTACAACTTCAAATTGGCGAAGATCACCTCTTTGAGAGGTTTAGGCAGAAACAGAGAATAGACTCGGGCAGTTTAATACTATGTGGAAGAACTTTCATTTAG
- the LOC120105655 gene encoding uncharacterized protein LOC120105655 → MDEPSPPEAPRDLPIAEEFQDPTEPNTRTLTIKIAGSSADNGEKSAPISPSISISPHLNSPSPPSSAFVSALQSPYISPRALEPPPESNITPSATLPSPTSYSGSHSDDIPSTSYTPPSERYDFPIDPSDQKPKFSDAARISFSFPVPRISITKGGPVSPSSNTKLRSCDVYIGFHGQNLNLIRFCKWLKAELELQGIASFVADRAKYSDTQSHEIADRIICAATFGVVVVTPSTFLNALSVEEIRFFAQKKNLIPLLFDTELSEIGRLFDGKSEDKECREAFEGMTRSNEFKLESNDSNWRSCVSKTVTILQSKLGRNSIAEKETEGFEELPFPRNRHFVGREKELTEIEAAFFGCSDVHEMECPKPVLASRGFSDGFADEESDTVRTNGRYISLEMRKCKEPTLEAWIDPAIETTSKGSRLQKQRSKHKKSRSGGCKGHGNASVVCINGISGIGKTELALEFAHRYSQRYRMVLWVGGEARYFRQNILNLSMNLGLDVSAEAEKERARIRSFDEQEFDAFQRLKRELFRDVPYLLVIDNLETEKEWWEGKDLHDFIPRNTGATHVIVTTRLAKVMVFEPMQLPPLSLADSMLLIRGRRKKDYPAEELEVLRKFDERLGRLSFGLWVIGSLLSELAISPSALFEAIERISIGENFFCSGSTDDGSCRNNPYLMKVLVFCFAILDRDKGRSLASRMVLAGAWIAPAPVSSNLLAAAAHKLPAKENGLHQWGKGLAMALGCYTSCCLAHHSRKNEVESALALVKLGLAKRTLRHPGCWIQFHPITQMFAKRRGGLPPAKATVEGVRKASNAMLNSDHLWASAFLVFGFKSEPPIVQLKAVDMVLFIKKAALPLAIRSFMTFSRCNSALELLKVCTNVLEEVEKSFVSQIQDWQHGSLCWKKQLHSNQRVDEYAWQDVTLLKATLLETRAKLLLRGGHFDSGEELCRTCISIRTVMLGHNHAQTLAAQETLAKLVRYRSKI, encoded by the coding sequence ATGGATGAGCCATCTCCACCTGAAGCTCCTCGGGACCTTCCCATTGCTGAAGAGTTCCAGGATCCCACAGAACCAAACACAAGGACATTGACCATCAAAATAGCAGGATCCTCGGCCGATAATGGCGAGAAGTCTGCTCCCATCTCTCCTTCCATTTCAATCTCTCCGCACTTGAACTCCCCCTCCCCACCTTCCTCTGCATTTGTTTCGGCATTACAATCGCCTTATATATCTCCAAGGGCCTTGGAACCGCCACCAGAGAGCAACATCACTCCATCAGCGACACTCCCATCTCCAACCTCTTACTCTGGTTCTCATTCTGATGACATCCCAAGCACTTCCTACACTCCCCCATCAGAGAGATATGATTTCCCCATCGACCCGAGTGATCAGAAGCCGAAGTTCTCCGATGCGGCCCGAATCTCATTCTCCTTCCCTGTCCCCCGAATCTCTATCACCAAAGGCGGCCCTGTCTCCCCTTCCTCCAATACGAAGCTCCGCAGCTGTGATGTCTACATTGGATTCCATGGTCAAAACCTTAATCTCATTCGCTTCTGTAAGTGGCTCAAGGCTGAGCTTGAGCTCCAAGGAATAGCCTCCTTCGTTGCTGATCGAGCGAAGTACTCGGATACGCAGAGCCATGAGATTGCCGATCGAATCATATGCGCGGCGACCTTCGGCGTTGTTGTCGTGACTCCGTCAACCTTTCTTAATGCTCTCAGCGTAGAGGAGATCAGATTCTTTGCTCAGAAGAAAAATCTCATCCCTCTTTTGTTTGATACCGAGCTTTCGGAGATCGGGCGTCTTTTCGATGGGAAGTCAGAGGATAAGGAATGCAGGGAGGCCTTTGAGGGGATGACCAGGAGCAACGAGTTTAAGCTTGAATCAAATGACAGCAACTGGAGGAGTTGTGTATCGAAAACCGTCACCATCTTGCAATCAAAGCTTGGAAGGAATAGCATCGCCGAGAAGGAGACTGAAGGTTTTGAGGAATTACCGTTTCCTCGAAACAGACATTTTGttgggagggagaaggagctgACAGAGATCGAAGCTGCCTTCTTTGGATGCAGCGATGTCCATGAAATGGAGTGTCCAAAGCCTGTGCTGGCTAGCCGTGGATTTTCCGATGGATTTGCTGATGAGGAGAGTGATACAGTGAGAACAAATGGGAGATACATCAGCTTGGAAATGAGAAAGTGCAAAGAGCCTACTTTGGAGGCTTGGATCGATCCGGCGATCGAGACGACAAGCAAAGGAAGCCGGCTGCAGAAGCAGAGATCAAAACACAAGAAATCAAGAAGCGGGGGCTGCAAGGGTCATGGTAATGCGAGCGTAGTATGTATAAATGGGATATCGGGAATCGGCAAAACAGAGCTTGCACTGGAATTTGCTCACAGATACTCTCAGAGATACAGGATGGTATTGTGGGTTGGCGGAGAGGCAAGGTATTTCAGGCAGAATATACTGAATCTATCGATGAATCTGGGACTGGATGTCAGCGCCGAAGCTGAGAAGGAAAGAGCGAGGATAAGGAGCTTCGATGAGCAAGAGTTCGACGCATTCCAGAGGTTGAAGAGGGAGCTGTTCAGAGATGTGCCTTACTTGCTGGTCATCGACAATCTTGAGACGGAGAAGGAATGGTGGGAAGGAAAGGACCTACATGATTTCATTCCAAGGAACACCGGAGCTACCCATGTCATCGTGACGACCCGGCTCGCGAAGGTGATGGTCTTCGAGCCCATGCAACTCCCACCTCTCTCTTTGGCCGACTCGATGCTGCTGATCAGAGGAAGACGGAAGAAGGACTACCCTGCTGAGGAACTGGAAGTGCTAAGAAAATTTGATGAGAGATTAGGAAGATTAAGCTTCGGGTTGTGGGTGATTGGATCGCTGCTATCCGAGCTAGCGATCTCTCCATCTGCGCTTTTCGAAGCCATCGAGAGAATCTCCATCGGCGAGAACTTCTTTTGTTCGGGTTCTACTGATGATGGATCCTGCAGGAATAATCCTTACCTGATGAAGGTCTTGGTGTTCTGCTTTGCCATTTTGGATAGAGATAAAGGAAGAAGTCTTGCATCACGAATGGTTCTTGCCGGTGCTTGGATTGCTCCTGCCCCCGTCTCCTCAAATCTATTGGCTGCTGCAGCTCATAAGCTGCCTGCAAAAGAGAATGGCCTTCATCAATGGGGAAAAGGTCTTGCCATGGCCTTGGGCTGCTACACCAGCTGCTGTTTAGCTCACCATTCTCGAAAGAACGAGGTGGAATCTGCTCTCGCGCTGGTTAAACTTGGCCTGGCAAAGAGAACCTTGAGGCACCCGGGTTGCTGGATCCAATTCCACCCGATCACGCAAATGTTCGCAAAGAGGAGAGGTGGGCTGCCGCCGGCCAAGGCCACGGTTGAGGGCGTGAGGAAGGCGAGCAATGCCATGCTGAACTCTGATCACCTCTGGGCTTCTGCATTCCTTGTCTTTGGGTTCAAGTCAGAACCCCCCATTGTCCAGCTGAAGGCAGTGGACATGGTCCTCTTCATCAAGAAAGCAGCTCTTCCCTTGGCGATCCGATCGTTCATGACCTTCTCGAGGTGCAACTCGGCTCTGGAGCTGCTGAAGGTATGCACGAATGTGCTCGAGGAGGTGGAGAAATCATTTGTGTCCCAGATACAAGATTGGCAGCATGGCTCGCTATGCTGGAAGAAGCAGCTGCATTCGAACCAGAGGGTGGATGAGTATGCATGGCAAGATGTGACACTGCTCAAGGCCACATTGCTGGAGACCAGAGCTAAGCTGTTGCTTAGAGGAGGGCATTTTGACAGTGGGGAGGAACTCTGCAGGACTTGCATTAGCATTAGAACTGTGATGCTTGGGCATAATCATGCCCAAACACTGGCTGCTCAAGAAACACTAGCAAAGTTGGTTAGATATAGAAGCAAGATATGA